The window TCTTGGAATTTTTATCTTATTGAACATTCTCCAGCGAATCATTGTTTGGCTCACACCATCTCCTACTGCCAAATACCATATCGTCCACAAAACAGATTTTTTTCTTTATTATGGGCTCGTGGTCAGTCCCCTTGTCCTCATCATCACAGCCCTATCATTATACTTAGGGGAAGCGTTATTCCCTGTTTCGATTTTTCTCATCATTGCAAGTATCGTGGTTTACTTTTTCTTTTTTGGCGACCGCCGTATGCAACAGTTGAGGGCAAGATTGCAAAGTATTCGTAATATCCCAAGAACATGCAAACATTGTGGGAACACAATGACCAAACTTTCCGAAGAAGCAGATAACAAACATCTATCGGCAGGTCAGGTTTCGGAAGAAATTGTCAACTCAGTCGATTATGATGTATGGGTATGCCAAAGTTGTAAAAACCATTCGATCTTTAAATTTCGTAATATCAGCCCAGAATACATCTATAAAGGAACGTCCTTTCCGAAAATCAAAGTTTGTCCCGAGTGCAAATTTGAAACCTTCGTATGCAAATCCAGTCGTGTTCTCTCTCCGGCAACTTACAGCAGTTCGGGGGAAGTAGAAGTACGAAGGAACTGTGCCCATTGCAAACACCATGCAACCGAATATGAAACCATTCCTAAAAAACAAAAAAGTAGTTCTGGCTCCGGTAGTAGTGGTGGCGGAGGGGGCGGAAGTTTTGGCGGTGGATCTTCCGGAGGAGGGGGAAGTGGTGGCAGTTACTAAGGACAAAATTTCCATTATGAACTACTCAATTCCATACCGTTTGATTCAAATCAAAGATCGTAAAACTCAAATTAGATTGTCATCGAAATGATTCTCATATGAATTTGGAAACGAAATGAAGGAGATGGTAATTTCCCAATGACAAAAGTGAATCCAGATTTTTTAGGTTTTCTCGGTGCACCTGCCCAAAGGGCCCTCTTCCATGAACTGGGGATCACCAAGCTGGAAGACCTCTCTCGTTACTCGAAACAAGATCTCCTCCGTTTGCATGGATTTGGTCCGAGTTCCCTTCCGAAACTGGAGAGTGAGTTACGTAAACTCGGAATCCAACTCAAAACATAAAGCATCCCCAAGTTTCACAAAACCGTTAAAAACGGTGCAAACGCGTTTTCAGAACGTTTTGAACGGAAAAATCTGACTTTTTTTCCTTCCCAGGAAAATTCCATTGAGATTACAGAGTCATTTGCTTGGATAGAATTTCCAAGTATGGATTTGGAAATATGAATTTGAAAACGGCCTCTGTTATGCGAAACAAACTTTACCTTTTATCCTTCCTCTCTCTTTTTACATTCCAATGCATTGCCTTCCTTCCCGATGGATCTTCGCAACAGGGGTTCAATCCGTTTGTTTTTTTGCTTGGTCTCATTGGTGGGAGCCCAACTTCCACTCAGGATCTATCCCCTGGCACCACCCTCGATCTTTCGGGGGATGGGAAAACAGATGCGACTTTGGTTGATTCGGATGGTGATGGTGTTTCCGATGGGATCAACCTAACAGGAGGGACCACTCCCAATCTCATCCTTCTCGATACAAACGGGGATGGAATTCCCGATGCCGTTGACAGCAATGGGGACGGCAATGCCGACTACTACATCAGTCCAAACCCTCCTGGCTTTTTAACAACTGCTCCTGGTGGAACAGGAAACCCAGTTGCCATCATCATTGATTCGAATGGGAACCCACTTGGGTTTGATACAGACGGGGACGGCGTCGCCAATGACACTGCCATCGTGACAATCTTAAGTGATACCACACCACCCACTCTCACAAGTTCTTTGTTAGCTGGCACGTTTTCTACGGCACAAACGACAACTCTCACTTGTTCGGATAATACAGCACCGGGATCCATTGTGTATACCTTGGACGCGAGTTCCCCTAGTTTTTCTCCAAAAACGGGAACGGTATTGAATCGATCATCTCAATCCATCTCCTTATCGACAGAAGGTAGTCATACGTTACAAGCCATCTGTCGTGACCTGGCGGGGAATCTATCAGCACCACTAAACATCAATTATACGATTGATAGCCAAATCCCAGCGATCACTGTTGTGAGCCAAACGGCAGCGGCCATCAGTTCCCAAGTGGGTGCCATTTCGAGTTCGACAACCACTTGGAGGACCAATCGATCCGGCACCTTTGTGATCCGAGAGGGCAGTGATTGCCAATCGGGAACCCAAGTGGGTTCCGGTAGTGCCACTGCCAATGCGGACCAAACTTTCTCACGTTCTCATACTGACTTTTCTGGGGAAGGAACAAAGACCTATCGGATTTGTGTCACAGGTTCAAATGGACTCATCGGTTTTGCATCTACATCACTTTTACGTGACGATACAGCTCCTAGTGTTACTACTTCACCAGGAGCTGGGAATTTTAGTTTGGCTACTTCTGTGTCAGCCTCTTGTTCCGATACTGGTGGATCAGGATGTGACAAGATCGCCTATGCCGTGCAAGTTGGTTCTTCGCCTACGAATCCATCGATTCAGGGAAACTCAGGTAATATTACCAGTGGGAGTCTATACAATGCTGCACTTGCCATGACGGATGGTTCTACCACCTATACAAAGTTTGTGGCAAGGGACCTTGCTGGAAATGTATCCTCCGTCCTTTCTCAAAATTATACTTTGGATACGGAAGTCGCAAACATCACAGTCAACTCATACACCCAAGCCATCAATGGCACTTCCCATGTTTCCCTCCATTGGCAAAGTTCAAAAGCTGGCGCATACCATATCCGAGTCGGTGGCAACAATTGCACAGACGGAACAGCGGTTAGCAATGGAGGGAACAATGCCAATGTCACAGGAAATGCATCTGCAGCAACAGAAGTCACATCCACCATTGCCAACACTGCTTTGTCGGAAGGCGACAATACCGTTCGGATTTGTGTCGCAAACTTAGTCGGAAGCTTCGGCTCCAATTCAAGAACCATTCAAAAAGACACGACTGCTCCTGTGGTGACAATGGCATCACCTTCTGGTGTTGGTCCTTTTGCAACGGGTACCCAACTCCAAATCAGTTGTTCCGATACGAATGGAACTGGCTGTGATAAAATCATTTATACGTTGAATGGCACAGATCCCACGTTTGATGGAAGTGGTGCCGTGACCAATGGATCTGTGTATACAGCACCAGTGGCTCTTTCTGATGGAAGTAACCAGGTGAAATTTCGAGGGATTGATAGCGCAAAAAATATAAGTTCTATCAGTAACGAAACGTTTTATTTGGGACCACCGGTGATATCGTCTACTGTGGTAGGTTCTAGCCAATTAACTGTAAACTTTTCACTTATTACTGGTGCGACAGGGTATAAGGTTTACTATGGTACGAGTCCTGGAGTCACGAATTCAAATTTGAGTGTGTCAGGAACTAGTTCGCCTATTGTTTTAACAGGATTAAACAATGATACAACTTACTATTTACGAATCAGTTTGATTGCATCATATGGAGAAAGTAGTTTAGGTACTGAGACTTATGATATACCGTCTGGTCTTCCTCTTGTCGATCATTGTATCCTCCAATATCCTTCCAGTCTAACATTAACTCGAAATGAGACTGCAACTGATCCCAATTATATTTTTGTCCAAGTGTATCAGAACCAAGTTACAAATCTTACACCTGCTGATGCGAGAGTACAAGTTCAAATCGGATATGGACCAAATGATTCGAATCCAATGACGGAACCTCAGCGATGGACATATTTTCCAACTACGTTTAATTCTTCGTGCGCGTTCTGCGGAAACCAAGATGAATACTATTCTCTCATTACGGCTCCTGCAAATCCGGGGACGTATAAGTATGTTGGAAAAGTAAATATCACGGGTTTGGCAAGGACAACATTTTGTGATTTAGATGGATATGGAGAACCCCAAGCCATACCAATGACTTTTTCAACAAGTCAATTGGGTGTACTCACTGTCCAATAAAGAAAACTGGAAGGACATTGTATTCTCTTGTTAATCCCCCGCGCCAGGGATCCGAAGGGCTTAGGTCACCTGCCATCTTAGATGGCGGGGGACGGGAGCGTTAGCGCACCCCGGAGTGAGCCCGGTCGGTCTGCCATAAAGTAAAAATCACCTAACCAATTCGAGGCGCCAAAATAAAAAAAGCCACTCATCGTTTCCGAAGAAGTGGCTTCTCGATTGTTATTTTGTTGAATTGAATTACCAGCTAACTTTCGAAAGCTGGCAAACGGATCTACGAAACGACAACCCTTAGCTTTTTAATTCCGAATGCGATTTACGCAATCGGGCCGTATTGGCTGTAATCAAATTCCTTTGAACCAGTGAGATACTTTTTGTAGTTTTCTACAAATTGTTTCGCAAGGTCAGCGGCAGTTTTGTCGTAGTCTTCTTTGTTTTCCCAAGCGTTTCGTGGGTTTAGGATATGTGCATCCACACCGTTTACGGATTTCGGGAAAGACACTTGGAAAACTGGGTGTTTTTCAAACTCGGATTTTTCGATGTTTCCGTTCAGGATTTCATTGATGATTTGGCGAGTTGCAGGAAGGTTCATCCGTTTTCCCACTCCATACTTTCCACCCACAAGACCAGTGTTGATGAGGTAAGCATTCACTTGGTGTTTTTTCATTTTTTCACCGAGTAACTTTGCATAGTAGGTTGGGTGGAGAGTCATAAACGCCTGACCAAAACAAGCAGAGAAAGTGGCTTGTGGTTCTTTCACACCGCGCTCAGTCCCTGCTACCTTTGCTGTGTAACCAGAAAGGAAGTGATACATCGCTTGTTCGATCGAAAGTTTAGATACCGCAGGGAGCACACCGTATGCATCGTAAGTAAGGAAAATCACAGTGTTTGGGTGACCTGCTTTCGATCCTGGTTGGATGTTGTCGATATGGAAGATTGGGTAAGAAACTCGTGTGTTTTCTGTTTTTGCCGCAGAAGAGTAATCTACTTTCTTTGTTGTCGCATCGTAAACTACGTTTTCAAGTAACGCATCACGACGGATGGCTGCATAGATTTCTGGTTCTGTTTTTGGATCCAGGTTGATGGTTTTTGCGTAACATCCACCTTCAATGTTGAAGATTCCATTGTCGTCCCAACCATGTTCGTCGTCCCCGATGAGTTTACGATTTGGGTCAGTGGAAAGAGTTGTTTTTCCAGTTCCAGAAAGACCAAAGAAAAGAGCGCTGTCTCCATCCTTACCAACGTTAGCGGAACAATGCATGGTGAGGACATTCTTCAGTGGGAGGTAGTAGTTCATGACAGAGAAAATCCCTTTTTTCATTTCCCCACCGTATTCTGTTCCACCGATGATACAGATTTTTTTTGCTAAGTGGAAGATCACAAATACTTCGGAGTTGAGGCCGTGTTCTTTGTATTTTGGATTTTTATAACCAGATGCGTTGATGATGGTAAACTCTGGATCGAGTTTTGCGAGTTCTTCTTTGGTTGGGCGAAGGAACATGTTTGTGCAGAAGTGGTGTTGCCAAGCGCGTTCTGTGACCACACGGAGAGAGATACGTGTGTCGTCGTTGGTTCCTGCGTGGCCATCAAATACGTATAATTTTTTGTTATCGAGAAATTTCGTTACTTCTGCGTAGAGTTCGTTAAAAATCGCTTCGGAAACCTTTGTGTTGACTGGTCCCCACCAAATGTTGTTTTGAGAAGAAGGTTCATCGACAAAGTATTTGTCCTTCGGAGAACGACCCGTAAAAATCCCGGTATCCACCATCATCGTTCCATTATCAGAAGTAACACCTTCTTTGTTATTCAATTCGTGCTGGTAAATTTCTTCGTATGATAAGTTATGGAAGACTTCGGACGGTTTTAGGCCGAGTTCAGCAAGGCCTTTTAGATTAGTAGATACTGACATGGATCTCTCCTCGATTTCACTTTGTGTTTTTCTAGCTTCTTACTTTGCGAGTCGGTGTCAATAACAGAAAATGAAGATTCTCCACGCTTCTGCAGAATATTTTCCGTATACCAAGATGGGTGGGCTTGCCGACATGTTGGCATCTCTTACCAAAGAACAGTCCCGAACAGAAGAAGTTTATGTCGCATTGCCTCTGATCGGGAAGTTGGGCAAAGAGCCGAATTGGACCGGGAAAGAAGTGGGAGCCCTCCTTCCACAAGACGCGAAAGAGGAAACCATAGCTGTCTCTTTACTTGCGAAAGCTCGGTTTCGTGAAGCGATCGAATCTGGCGTAAAATTGTACTTTTTTGATTCGGAATTGTTTAGTGGCCTCAATTCCATTTATGGGCAAGCGGATGAACACTACCGATTTGCTATTTTTTCCTACGCCTGTTATGCGCTAAGCCAAATCTTACAAGTGGACGTTTTCCATGCCCATGACTGGCATACCGCTCTCTCCCTAACCTTACAAAAAAACTCTACAAAACCCATCCCTTCTTTATTTACGATCCACAACCTTGCCTACCAAGGAGACCATCCGTTTTGGATGACTGGATTTTTAAAAGAAGATCCGTTTTATCTCATCACAAGTCCCTTTGACCAGGATGGAAAATGCAATTATATGAAAGCGGGGATCCTCTCGGCTGGGCAAATCACAACGGTGAGTCCCGGATACAGAGAAGAAACCTTGCGCGAACCAAATGGATTTGGACTCAGTTATGTTTTAAAGAAACGAAAGGCAGATTACACTGGCATCTTAAATGGGATCGATCCAGATGAATGGAACCCAAAGGTAGACAAACGAATTTTCCAAACCTACCACCTACAAAATTGGAAAGAGGGCAAACGAAAGAACAAAGAACATCTCTACCGAGAAATTGGTAGGCCAAACGTATCTCTCGACCTTCCCTTGATTGGCCTTATCGGTAGACTCACCTACCAAAAAGGATTTCCCACATTCCTACAGGCATTTTTAGAAAGACGCCACTTGCCACACCGTTACGTGGTTCTTGGATCGGGTGACCCTGAAACAGAAAATGCTTTTTTCCATTTATCGGATATGATGCCCGATGTGTTTTATTTTTATAAGGGATACAACGAATCACTTGCCCATCAAATTGAAGCCGCCAGTGATTTTTTTCTTATGCCATCTTTATTTGAACCATGTGGCCTGAACCAAATGTACAGCCATGTCTATGGAACCATACCCATTGTCTCTCGGGTGGGTGGACTTCGCGATACAGTGGATGAATCGATCGACATACAATTCAAAACAGGAATTGTCTTTGAACCGAATGACAAAAGTTCGCTGGGATATGCACTTGAACGAGCAAACGATTTGTTCGTTTCTCCAGAACGAGATCATGTAGTGAAAAATATGATGAATCTTGATTGGACGTGGACAAAACGTAAGTTAGAATACGATAGAGTATACAAAATAGCGATCGAACTTTTAGAATGAAGTCATCCTTTGATTCCATGAGAAATTTCAGGAATTCAAATGTTATTTGAAGTAGACAATGAATTCTATTTTATCGCTTTTTGTTTTTAGTGTTTTATTTTTCTTCTCTTGCAAACTCAATCTCAACAATCCAAGTGATCCAACCTCACAAGACTATTTTCTAACAAATATTATGCGGTATTTTTTATTATCAGATCCGTGTTTGAATTTTAAGACATGGAAAAAAACCTACGGGACAGGAACAAGTAAAACAACCGCTTCTGATCTTATCCTTCTTCCAAACGGTGATTATATTGTCTCGGGCATCACGAGACAATACATCATCGCTGGCTCACCAGAGGGAGTGACAAATAATTTTGCGGGAACGAATGGAACAACTCTCAATACATTTTTAATGCGTATTTCCAAAGAAAATGGTGATATCCTTTGGGTGGATTATTTGGGAGAAGCAGTTAGCGAGGTCACTTATAAACCTAAATTAAGAAAATACTCCAATGGAGACATATCTGTTGCATTGATTGTGAAAGGTGCTGAACAACCTGGAACACTCAATGCTAAATCAGGAGTTGGATCAGCTTCAGCTCTATTTGTAGGAAGGATTAGAGAAAGTGGAACACGCGTTTGGTTCACCTATTTAGATTCAGTCAGTATTGGTGAATACATCGTTTCCGCAATGGACACATCCAACCGTTTGCATGTGTTTATTGAAAATTCTGGAGGATCCCCCGCAAATTCGCCGTTTGTTGACGGACCCGCCATAAGTAATACATCTCTCGATCCAGGAACAGATACCGATATGATCCACCTAGCAGTGAATGAAAATGGTGCTATGATTTTCCAACGTTATTTTACAAGTTCTGGAGGCGATTATATCTTTGGTGCTGAAGCCAACGCATCTGGACTTTTTGTGACAGGAACTTCGAGCCAAGGTAGCAACGGATCCATCCATCCTAACCCATCGTATCAAGTTCCATTTGTCATGAAATTGAATGAAACCGATGGAACACTCATTTGGTATTCGTATCTTGGAACAAATGCCGAATTGGACTATGGTGCCTCTCGTTTTTTTCTGCAAGATGATTTTATCTATATGATTGGCTCAGGCCGTTACACCTATGGAATGCCTGCGGAACCCATCGTTGCCACTGATGGAACGAACAAACATTTTATTCTTACTAAATTAAATACAAGTGGTGCAACAATCTGGAATTCCTTTTTAGGCAATTCATCCGAGAATGTCATGGATACAACAGAATCAGAACCAATCCTTCTCTCTAACTCACAACTTTTAGTCAGAATGCAAACCACTGCAAGCAACGGCCAATTTAGTTCCGTGCCAGATGTGACCACAGGCAGTGGATCTGGTTCCTATACGTTAGCAGACGTTTTTATCAATCCACGATCGGGAACATTCGACAGGTTTCATTATACTTCCAACTTACCTTTGCCAGCAATGGAACAAACAGAGCGAATACGAGAAGTTTGTTCAGGAAAGATCGTTCGTCTCAATTATACTCGATTTACCACAACTCCACCGATTGAAGCCACGCAGATTTCCATTGAAAACACAAACCTTCCTTAAATTCTTTTGAGTGGCGCCTCGCAATCGTTAGGTTGACAAACCTCTTCTCTACAAGCGACCGCGCTTTCCGCTCCAATCTTTCGCATTGCGAAAGGATTTCCGCTGCAATCCCTGGCGCATTGTTCCTTCCCCTAATCCTTGTAGGGATTTTACACTAGGACGATTCCGCATACAGAACCCGTTTTTCATCACTAAAATGACAAATGGCTTGAGAGAAATACTCACTTCTGATTTGGATATTGGTAAAACAAATTAGCGTATTCCAACGTGCGATCGTTGGTCTAAGAAAAACTGATGATTACAAAAATTTCCAATTCCATTCAAAAATCGATCTTCCTCTTCCTGCTTTGTGTTCTCTTTTATTCTTCAATCAACTGTAAACTCAGTCTCAACAATCCCAGTGACCCAAATTCAAAAAGTTATTTAGAGACTGTATTATCCAATTTGTATTTAAACGCAATTTGCGATCCAAGGACCAGAGGGAGTGTGAGATTGGGGAGTGGTACATATAAGGTCAATCCATACTCTCTGATACTATTGAAAAATGGAAATTTAGTCGTGACGGCAGGTGTATTTGAAGAGTTAGCCTGGAACTCGCGGACTGGTGGGATTCATTATTCTTACATAGGTACACCTGGTACCAATATGAACATTATTATGTTTTTGATCAATGGTAGGACATTTCAAATCGAATGGTTGGATTACCTCGGACCCACTTCCGCGACTTCGGATGATGCCAACATTGCACCCATCGCAGAAATGTCAAATGGAGACATCATTGTTTATACCTATGTGAATGGGACAGAACAAGGAACTCCAATCTCTGGAAAAGCAAATGCAGATGCATACGTCGTTGCCAGATTCGATCAAAAAGGAAATCGTATTTGGAATACTTATCTCGATTTACCAATGAACTCTTTTGTCGCTGAAAAAATTGCACTCGTTGCGGATACAAATGATCTCATTCATTTATTTTTTACCCATAGTGCAATAGGTGCCAATACTCCTGATAGTTTAGGATTTCAGGAATTCCCTACTGCTAAAGTAGCAACTAACGGAACAACTGCGGGACAACAAGAAATTGGATGGGCGATCCTAAATTCCAATGGGACCGCTTCTTCACAAACTTATCTACCCTCCATTAGCAGTAGTGAAATTTCGACGTCAACACTAGGTCCG of the Leptospira biflexa serovar Patoc strain 'Patoc 1 (Paris)' genome contains:
- a CDS encoding chitobiase/beta-hexosaminidase C-terminal domain-containing protein, whose translation is MNLKTASVMRNKLYLLSFLSLFTFQCIAFLPDGSSQQGFNPFVFLLGLIGGSPTSTQDLSPGTTLDLSGDGKTDATLVDSDGDGVSDGINLTGGTTPNLILLDTNGDGIPDAVDSNGDGNADYYISPNPPGFLTTAPGGTGNPVAIIIDSNGNPLGFDTDGDGVANDTAIVTILSDTTPPTLTSSLLAGTFSTAQTTTLTCSDNTAPGSIVYTLDASSPSFSPKTGTVLNRSSQSISLSTEGSHTLQAICRDLAGNLSAPLNINYTIDSQIPAITVVSQTAAAISSQVGAISSSTTTWRTNRSGTFVIREGSDCQSGTQVGSGSATANADQTFSRSHTDFSGEGTKTYRICVTGSNGLIGFASTSLLRDDTAPSVTTSPGAGNFSLATSVSASCSDTGGSGCDKIAYAVQVGSSPTNPSIQGNSGNITSGSLYNAALAMTDGSTTYTKFVARDLAGNVSSVLSQNYTLDTEVANITVNSYTQAINGTSHVSLHWQSSKAGAYHIRVGGNNCTDGTAVSNGGNNANVTGNASAATEVTSTIANTALSEGDNTVRICVANLVGSFGSNSRTIQKDTTAPVVTMASPSGVGPFATGTQLQISCSDTNGTGCDKIIYTLNGTDPTFDGSGAVTNGSVYTAPVALSDGSNQVKFRGIDSAKNISSISNETFYLGPPVISSTVVGSSQLTVNFSLITGATGYKVYYGTSPGVTNSNLSVSGTSSPIVLTGLNNDTTYYLRISLIASYGESSLGTETYDIPSGLPLVDHCILQYPSSLTLTRNETATDPNYIFVQVYQNQVTNLTPADARVQVQIGYGPNDSNPMTEPQRWTYFPTTFNSSCAFCGNQDEYYSLITAPANPGTYKYVGKVNITGLARTTFCDLDGYGEPQAIPMTFSTSQLGVLTVQ
- the pckA gene encoding phosphoenolpyruvate carboxykinase (ATP), yielding MSVSTNLKGLAELGLKPSEVFHNLSYEEIYQHELNNKEGVTSDNGTMMVDTGIFTGRSPKDKYFVDEPSSQNNIWWGPVNTKVSEAIFNELYAEVTKFLDNKKLYVFDGHAGTNDDTRISLRVVTERAWQHHFCTNMFLRPTKEELAKLDPEFTIINASGYKNPKYKEHGLNSEVFVIFHLAKKICIIGGTEYGGEMKKGIFSVMNYYLPLKNVLTMHCSANVGKDGDSALFFGLSGTGKTTLSTDPNRKLIGDDEHGWDDNGIFNIEGGCYAKTINLDPKTEPEIYAAIRRDALLENVVYDATTKKVDYSSAAKTENTRVSYPIFHIDNIQPGSKAGHPNTVIFLTYDAYGVLPAVSKLSIEQAMYHFLSGYTAKVAGTERGVKEPQATFSACFGQAFMTLHPTYYAKLLGEKMKKHQVNAYLINTGLVGGKYGVGKRMNLPATRQIINEILNGNIEKSEFEKHPVFQVSFPKSVNGVDAHILNPRNAWENKEDYDKTAADLAKQFVENYKKYLTGSKEFDYSQYGPIA
- a CDS encoding glycogen/starch synthase; protein product: MKILHASAEYFPYTKMGGLADMLASLTKEQSRTEEVYVALPLIGKLGKEPNWTGKEVGALLPQDAKEETIAVSLLAKARFREAIESGVKLYFFDSELFSGLNSIYGQADEHYRFAIFSYACYALSQILQVDVFHAHDWHTALSLTLQKNSTKPIPSLFTIHNLAYQGDHPFWMTGFLKEDPFYLITSPFDQDGKCNYMKAGILSAGQITTVSPGYREETLREPNGFGLSYVLKKRKADYTGILNGIDPDEWNPKVDKRIFQTYHLQNWKEGKRKNKEHLYREIGRPNVSLDLPLIGLIGRLTYQKGFPTFLQAFLERRHLPHRYVVLGSGDPETENAFFHLSDMMPDVFYFYKGYNESLAHQIEAASDFFLMPSLFEPCGLNQMYSHVYGTIPIVSRVGGLRDTVDESIDIQFKTGIVFEPNDKSSLGYALERANDLFVSPERDHVVKNMMNLDWTWTKRKLEYDRVYKIAIELLE